A DNA window from Rhodococcus sp. Z13 contains the following coding sequences:
- a CDS encoding lipase family protein yields MARTTRRSRGARTWFPAVLTAVALLGFGAPAAAQPVDEVPIDTPMPDEIFNGYVLGALGTATLASPEEFMEGAFGHDPFYDEPPLRGDEAPGTLLKAKKFDVMFTGVKPGDVSAWKIMYVTENLDGSRDISTGVLMIPEDGRDNATRPVVAYQEANDSVGPRCHPSSQWSGGALGDASAWSALGPLALMWGEGMATVISDVGNDADPAPHGVFAGKYAGKALLNGVRAALDVDEAGLGEAPPIGIFGIAGGGVGGAFAAELAPTYAPELDIRATVLEGMVVDQRNFMRTAAGSIGSGFAFATLLGLEPQYPEMRIDEKLNPAGKALADAWRGTCQNNYFLTPFLPLETLFTSGENPADIADFQHVYDDNRLGVTGTPDSNVLITSCGADDSFMSLVPAQDSRDLAETYRSRGTEVLYRPTDCNMLLMVTNLYRWGTDLFGMQTIDWLSNELS; encoded by the coding sequence GTGGCTCGCACGACGCGTCGTTCCCGTGGTGCCCGCACCTGGTTTCCTGCCGTGCTCACGGCCGTCGCCCTGCTCGGTTTCGGCGCACCCGCCGCAGCCCAGCCCGTCGACGAGGTTCCCATCGACACGCCGATGCCCGACGAGATCTTCAACGGCTACGTCCTCGGCGCCCTGGGAACCGCGACCCTCGCGAGCCCCGAGGAGTTCATGGAGGGCGCGTTCGGCCACGACCCGTTCTACGACGAGCCTCCACTGCGCGGCGACGAGGCTCCCGGAACCCTGCTGAAGGCCAAGAAGTTCGACGTCATGTTCACCGGCGTCAAACCGGGCGACGTGTCGGCCTGGAAGATCATGTACGTCACCGAGAACCTCGACGGCAGCCGCGACATCAGCACCGGCGTGCTGATGATCCCGGAGGACGGACGCGACAACGCCACCCGTCCGGTGGTCGCCTACCAGGAGGCCAACGACAGCGTCGGCCCCCGCTGCCATCCTTCCTCGCAGTGGTCCGGCGGTGCTCTCGGCGACGCCTCGGCGTGGTCGGCGCTCGGCCCGCTCGCCCTCATGTGGGGTGAGGGCATGGCCACCGTGATCTCCGACGTCGGCAACGACGCCGACCCCGCTCCGCACGGCGTGTTCGCCGGTAAGTACGCCGGCAAGGCACTGCTCAACGGGGTCCGTGCGGCACTCGACGTCGACGAGGCGGGCCTCGGGGAAGCGCCGCCGATCGGCATCTTCGGCATCGCCGGCGGCGGTGTCGGTGGTGCCTTCGCCGCCGAGCTCGCCCCCACCTATGCACCCGAACTCGACATCCGCGCCACCGTCCTCGAAGGCATGGTCGTCGATCAGCGCAACTTCATGCGCACCGCCGCCGGGAGCATCGGCTCCGGCTTCGCCTTCGCCACCCTGCTCGGGCTCGAACCGCAGTATCCCGAGATGAGGATCGACGAGAAGCTCAACCCCGCCGGGAAGGCCCTCGCCGACGCGTGGCGCGGCACCTGCCAGAACAACTACTTCCTCACCCCCTTCCTGCCGCTCGAAACCTTGTTCACGTCGGGGGAGAACCCCGCCGACATCGCCGACTTCCAGCACGTCTACGACGACAACCGGCTCGGCGTGACCGGCACACCCGACTCGAATGTCCTCATCACCTCGTGCGGCGCCGACGACTCGTTCATGTCGCTGGTTCCCGCCCAGGACTCCCGGGATCTCGCCGAGACCTACCGCTCGCGGGGCACCGAGGTGCTGTACCGGCCGACCGACTGCAACATGCTGCTCATGGTCACGAACCTCTACCGCTGGGGCACCGACCTGTTCGGCATGCAGACGATCGACTGGCTCTCGAACGAACTGTCCTGA
- a CDS encoding DUF1801 domain-containing protein, with protein sequence MAENKTQPTDRPVPDFLDAVEHPVRRADGWTLHDLMHEVTGENAVMWGPSMVGFGRYHYRYDSGREGDSLAVGFSPRKTNLALYGLTIAPAAEDLLAALGPHKRGAACLYVTRLEHVDLDVLRELVRLGFTHMTTVEHRP encoded by the coding sequence ATGGCCGAGAACAAGACCCAGCCCACCGACCGTCCCGTACCGGACTTCCTCGACGCCGTCGAGCACCCGGTGCGACGCGCCGACGGATGGACCCTGCACGACCTGATGCACGAGGTCACCGGCGAGAACGCCGTGATGTGGGGGCCGTCGATGGTCGGTTTCGGGCGGTACCACTACCGGTACGACAGCGGCCGCGAGGGCGACTCCCTCGCCGTGGGTTTCTCGCCCCGCAAGACGAACCTCGCGCTCTACGGACTGACGATCGCGCCCGCCGCCGAGGACCTCCTCGCTGCCCTCGGCCCGCACAAACGCGGCGCCGCCTGCCTGTACGTCACGCGCCTGGAGCACGTCGACCTCGACGTGCTGCGGGAGCTGGTCCGCCTGGGCTTCACCCACATGACCACGGTGGAACACCGCCCGTAG
- a CDS encoding haloacid dehalogenase type II: MSRYDAYLFDVQGTLTDFFTPVSRALADALGPGTDPATAGDMTRAWRRDYYERVLRLEQSVEQWYRLQDAYVDGLGDVCEQFGIDLPPETRVEVARAWQRLEPWPDVRPGLKALRARALVAPLSNTDMSTMVRLFKEQDLEADAIFTAELFGAFKPAPVVYERACRFLGVDPSRAAMVASHPYDLEAAREVGLHTVFVDRPLENGRLEDAVVAPDGGFDHRIDDLRAVP, from the coding sequence ATGAGCCGCTACGACGCCTACCTGTTCGACGTCCAGGGCACCCTCACGGACTTCTTCACACCGGTCTCCCGCGCCTTGGCCGACGCCCTCGGCCCCGGCACCGACCCGGCCACCGCCGGCGACATGACCCGCGCGTGGCGCCGCGACTACTACGAGCGCGTCCTCCGGCTCGAGCAGTCGGTGGAGCAGTGGTACCGCCTGCAGGACGCCTACGTCGACGGCCTCGGCGACGTCTGCGAGCAATTCGGCATCGACCTGCCGCCGGAGACCCGCGTCGAGGTGGCCCGTGCCTGGCAGCGCCTCGAACCGTGGCCGGACGTGCGGCCCGGTCTGAAGGCCCTGCGTGCTCGTGCGCTGGTCGCACCGCTGTCGAACACCGACATGTCCACCATGGTGCGGTTGTTCAAGGAACAGGACCTCGAGGCCGACGCGATCTTCACCGCCGAACTGTTCGGGGCGTTCAAACCCGCACCCGTCGTCTACGAACGCGCCTGCCGCTTCCTCGGCGTCGACCCGTCCCGCGCCGCGATGGTCGCCTCCCACCCCTATGACCTGGAGGCCGCCCGGGAGGTGGGGCTGCACACCGTGTTCGTGGACCGGCCGCTCGAGAACGGCCGTCTCGAGGACGCCGTCGTCGCCCCCGACGGCGGGTTCGACCACCGCATCGACGACCTGCGGGCCGTGCCGTGA
- a CDS encoding LLM class flavin-dependent oxidoreductase, with the protein MGNRREGHVLLGVNVLVYGYIPSAWRSPRLDSRDFVEPAYWERIGRLAERATLDAVFLADALSLGDPAYDANPIRLDPTVLWAHVARATERIGLLATASTTFNDPVELASRILTLDHISGGRAGWNLVTTRDNRSAANFGLSGIVARTERYERAAEFADLTRKLWTAAETGETVRFHGSHFDYEGDFRAPASPQGRPVLFQAGGSPAGRDIAARYADGVFAAEITPETAREHYGLVKSAAAGYGRRPGDVKILPGLLLTLGSTEEEARRRVDELYDTSPSAYSAAWLTHAIGVDVSKLELDEPFPDEVLNGPIDETFQGSIGFRESILEQIRQTRPTVREYLRRTRYSGSGHGGFVGTPEQLVDRIEQWYLAGACDGFNLQPDILVDGLEVIADEVIPLLRARGLYRHEYETSTLRGHFRAAEPNVEKTLHPVG; encoded by the coding sequence ATGGGCAACCGACGTGAGGGCCATGTGCTCCTGGGCGTGAACGTGCTCGTCTACGGGTACATCCCGTCCGCGTGGCGTTCCCCGCGGCTGGACTCGCGTGACTTCGTCGAACCCGCCTACTGGGAGCGGATCGGCCGGCTCGCCGAACGCGCGACGCTCGACGCGGTCTTCCTCGCCGACGCGCTGAGCCTGGGGGATCCGGCCTACGACGCCAACCCCATCCGGCTCGACCCGACGGTGCTGTGGGCGCACGTCGCACGGGCCACCGAACGGATCGGTCTCCTCGCCACCGCATCGACGACCTTCAACGATCCGGTGGAACTCGCGAGCCGCATCCTCACCCTCGACCACATCTCCGGAGGCCGCGCCGGGTGGAATCTGGTGACCACCCGCGACAACCGCTCGGCCGCGAACTTCGGCCTGTCCGGCATCGTGGCGCGCACCGAACGGTACGAGCGGGCAGCCGAATTCGCCGATCTCACCCGGAAGCTGTGGACCGCGGCGGAAACCGGTGAGACCGTGCGCTTCCACGGTTCCCACTTCGACTACGAGGGCGACTTCCGAGCCCCCGCCTCACCGCAGGGACGCCCGGTGCTCTTCCAGGCGGGCGGGTCGCCCGCCGGCCGCGACATCGCCGCAAGGTACGCGGACGGGGTGTTCGCCGCGGAGATCACCCCGGAGACCGCGCGCGAACACTACGGGCTCGTGAAGTCGGCGGCGGCCGGATACGGACGCCGGCCCGGCGACGTGAAGATCCTGCCCGGTCTGCTGCTCACCCTGGGGTCCACCGAGGAGGAGGCGCGCCGCCGCGTCGACGAGCTGTACGACACGAGCCCCTCCGCGTACTCGGCCGCATGGCTCACCCACGCCATCGGCGTGGACGTGTCGAAACTCGAGCTGGACGAGCCGTTCCCCGACGAGGTCCTCAACGGTCCAATCGACGAAACCTTCCAGGGCAGTATCGGTTTCCGGGAATCCATCCTCGAACAGATCCGTCAGACGCGTCCCACGGTGCGTGAATATCTGCGTCGGACCCGGTACTCCGGGTCCGGGCACGGGGGATTCGTCGGGACGCCCGAACAACTCGTCGACCGGATCGAACAGTGGTATCTCGCCGGTGCCTGCGACGGGTTCAACCTGCAGCCCGACATCCTCGTCGACGGCCTCGAGGTCATCGCGGACGAGGTGATCCCGTTGCTCCGGGCGCGGGGCCTGTACCGGCACGAATACGAGACGTCGACGCTGCGCGGGCACTTCCGGGCGGCGGAACCGAACGTCGAGAAAACCCTGCACCCGGTGGGCTGA
- a CDS encoding acyl-CoA dehydrogenase family protein, whose protein sequence is MNTMVAPTSPDIRTLLAGSFAEFDTLAATYRPVFTRIAEGNLQRERTREFPYEQVRWLIDAGFSRLRIPRELGGDGATLQQVFLLLAELGEADPNVAHIFRNHLAFVEDRLNSPDHPSTEVWLERFRQGQFVGGGWTEASNAKFGEIGTRITTSEGVTRITGNKFYATGSLYADWLDVIGRNENDELITALVPREQAGVTLLDDWDGFGQQTTASGSARYQDAVVDEHGIFPAEQRFAYQGLFYQTALLSVLVGIGRAAFRDGSEGLRRRTRNYPLGVNEVPPQDPLLQQQIGYIGTRLFQAEAALEKQSATLDVVARAHALGDAEREKTALVDATVRTHEAQSVIVDSVLEITATIFDALGASATSVSLALDRHWRNARTLSSHNPRVFKERVLGDYYVNGTVPVGGSNPYARPQGQGV, encoded by the coding sequence GTGAACACAATGGTCGCCCCCACTTCCCCCGACATCCGCACGCTCCTCGCGGGCTCCTTCGCGGAGTTCGACACCCTCGCTGCGACGTACCGGCCCGTCTTCACCCGGATCGCCGAGGGGAATCTGCAGCGTGAACGGACACGTGAATTCCCCTACGAGCAGGTCCGCTGGCTGATCGACGCGGGTTTCTCCCGGCTGCGGATCCCCCGCGAACTCGGCGGCGACGGAGCCACGCTGCAGCAGGTATTCCTGCTGCTCGCCGAACTCGGTGAGGCGGACCCGAACGTGGCCCACATCTTCCGCAACCACCTCGCGTTCGTGGAGGACCGGCTCAACTCGCCCGACCATCCGTCCACCGAGGTCTGGCTGGAGCGTTTCCGGCAGGGACAGTTCGTCGGCGGGGGATGGACCGAGGCGAGCAACGCCAAGTTCGGTGAGATCGGCACCCGCATCACCACGTCCGAGGGCGTCACCCGCATCACCGGCAACAAGTTCTACGCCACCGGCAGCCTCTACGCCGACTGGCTCGACGTCATCGGCCGCAATGAGAACGACGAACTGATCACCGCGCTCGTGCCGCGGGAACAGGCCGGCGTCACCCTGCTCGACGACTGGGACGGATTCGGACAGCAGACCACGGCGAGCGGTTCGGCCCGCTACCAGGACGCCGTCGTCGACGAGCACGGAATCTTCCCCGCCGAGCAGCGTTTCGCGTACCAGGGGCTCTTCTATCAGACGGCACTGCTGTCGGTGCTGGTCGGCATCGGCCGCGCCGCCTTCCGCGACGGCTCCGAGGGCCTGCGTCGCCGCACCCGCAACTACCCGCTCGGCGTGAACGAGGTGCCGCCGCAGGATCCGCTCCTGCAGCAGCAGATCGGGTACATCGGCACACGACTGTTCCAGGCGGAGGCTGCGCTGGAGAAGCAGAGCGCGACCCTCGACGTCGTCGCCCGCGCTCACGCCCTCGGGGACGCCGAGCGGGAGAAGACAGCACTGGTGGACGCCACCGTCCGCACCCACGAGGCCCAGTCCGTCATCGTCGATTCCGTTCTCGAGATCACGGCGACGATCTTCGACGCCCTGGGCGCCTCGGCGACTTCGGTCTCGTTGGCACTCGACCGGCACTGGCGCAACGCCCGGACGCTGTCCTCACACAACCCGCGCGTGTTCAAGGAACGTGTCCTCGGTGACTACTACGTCAATGGCACCGTGCCGGTCGGTGGGTCGAATCCGTATGCCCGCCCGCAGGGACAGGGGGTCTAG